The window ACTAGTAGGTCGTTACACTGTATCTCTAAGTACACTCGAATTGGATGTAGACCTTTCCCATCCAGGCATGACAAATATGAACTCACCATTTTTCGAACACACACCAAGTACATTGATGGTAATGTCACCCTTTCTAGACCTATACCTTGGGCGATCATTCATACTTACATTCAGTTTGATGTGTGTATCATCTAATGCACTTAGACAATTCCTGTCAAGGAGCAAAAGATATTTTATTCGTCAATTGATAGAAGCACATTTCCACTGTAAAGTAGTGGTGGATCGATTATATACCTGAAACCATCGCCACTTCTCGTGCGAACATGAATGGGTCACTAAATCAGGTTGCTTAAGAAGGATTTCATGGAGTCTAAGAACTTCATTAAGAACAACGTTGAAGTGTCTTGATACTGTTTCACCAGACCTTGCAAAATGTCGTCGAGCTACCCTATTCTTGACATCATGTGCTACAATATGCAAGaaacactacaagagacgggggtactcccgacgcacaaatacgtcggcgaaaatgcaaagtacgtcgggaaagaatatcccgacgtacaaaacggcgtcgggaagaacgtcgggagaaatgcgtcgcaagaggctttcccgacgccgtaccaaatccgcatcgggaaagcctttcccgacgccgggagatgcgtcggcatgacggcgtcgggaaaaccttattcccgacgccgtctatgccgacgcatctcccggcgtCGGAAAAACCTGTTTTTCGACgttttttttcccgacgtaatgaacgtcgggaaatattttttatatatatttttaaatattttatttttacttttttccttataatattttgctcaaacattcacaatgatgttcggattgctcaaaaaaatttcgcgacgttttggattaaattaaaataaattaataaatatacaaacacaaattaaaaaaatagaattaaaattaataatacgaataagttgactacaacaaaatatagttctcaatatagaaaaaacataaacataatgaaaaatctcccaacgaggtgcgtatgcgcgtcattctacaccttcggtcctaaaaatggtataaaaataactaagtttaatacataatcatatattgcaaaaacttaagaataatagagacatatacgacgtaccgcagagctagggatcatgtggtggtccctgttgtgcacgagttaggtcttcaatcatctttttcatagcttccacttgtgaagctaatgcttggtgatttctatcttgtacttcaatccgttccaaagcttcatgaagtttagcttgtaattcaatctctttctgtgtggactgcgaacaagatgtcgacgaactgcttgcacttgccATTCtacgggccttcggcttgggtccccaaccaaggccttttgagtagcctggttgtctacccaacacctgatcgcatatctcatcctcagagagtggctgaataccctctggggtaggctgggattggagttccagcatttgattctgcaacaaatttaaaaattatgttaggtaacacgcaaaaatatataataaaagtggataattaataagggtataacttacatgcgcatcctcggcggcttgcgacacgaatgtcccagctcgaacgtgtgtttcccgaaacaattccacacgatcgacccgctaccctcttctttcagcgagctcatactgtcgttgtagaaacgacttggacccgctactatgattgtaaggctgcttctgtctagcagccttgtttgtccgtgattgctcctgcattaaaacaattatattgtttatttcttatacatataaaaacttgttatcataattaatcatgacaaatacctggaatgcacggctgatataatggtcgcagaggaagtgccaatcctcatcacgtccaaccaatgcgtttggtgggttggcacgagcctcctccgggtcgctgtactttttgaaatgtctatgacagttggcccggaactctttaaaggtcgtgagcatctgatgctcaacaaacctgttctttgcttgatcattgaaatcaagcacaaacaatcgctgcacattacaaacataacacattatattggttaaagttagatatgtttcaaatgaaatcatatataaatgtgtagtgcatttaattacctggaggtcgcccttgacaacctcaatgtattctctcccaacgtccgtccacttaagacagcggacgggaaatgtctttcgcacgcacacgcctatcgcctggctgaaacgaacggcgtgtggagaaataggcttctccgctccaggggcgatcgtcatcggaatgcgcccatttattgcaaagtggcgctctaactccaagagtcgagactgcgcacgtctcctaggagtcggagtcgtttgttgagaagaagaccctgctcaataaatagacaataacatataaagttagaaaaaagaacatgaaatatttgtaagttaaaatgaggaaaattcttagactcacccgtattgtcgcccacagatgatgaccctcccgcgatgttattatctaaatcgtcctcaaactggaggaacatatcgtccgtctccataaaatttgatcttcgatatgacataatggctatggacatagaaaacaaacattttcaatttaacttaaacctccCTCTCCCCAGATAAGTAGTAATTCCATTTCATAATAATTATTGTTGTAGTTGTTGTTGAAAATGAAATAGATAGCATTTTGGACAAATTATATCTTGGCTTctagtttattattgaattgaATAATGGAAGGATATCAAAAAGAAGTTTATATTATacataaagaaacaaaatgataGAATGAGCATGAAAACACTTTGTTGGCATGACAAAGATATATaatcttaaattcaaattaatttgttttagtgtcaaattcaaaattcaaattaaatctttatctcaaattcaatcttaaattcaaattaaatcacaatctcaaattcaataaacacccccccccccccaattcaatataacctcaaaaatctctacacattcaaattttttatcaatctcaaattcaatttcaacttcaatctcaacgtcaatcttaaatcctaaaaccacttcaaattcaaattcaacactaaaacctaaaactaattcaaaatctatatcctaaaactatttcaaaatctaaattctaaaactaatcctaaaactaattaactaaagcaaaacaaaaacaaaaacaaaaaagaactttaaacaatttcaataaaCTCTATCTAGCAAACAATTTGAATATACGTTAATTTaatacatacatttttttaactttgaaacaaaaaaacaaacaaaccctaaactaatttttataaaaaaaaaccctaaaacataaacttaaactaaataaatttacatatttcacttacctaaagtggcagacggcgatgaggaacaacggcgagggcggtcggcgacggacggcggcggaacaaaagGAAATTTCAACGGCGGcgactttttcttcttctcctttctttttctcctcctctcggtttcggttctgtaattcacagaactgaaacgaatttaaaggggatttcccgacgcagtgacgtggcgtcgggaaatccctcaaaatgcgtcgggaaaaggggaattcccgacgctcattaaaccccttttcccgacgtttcacgcggcgtcgggaaaatgGCTTTCcccgacgccgctcccgacgcactgttcacggcgtcgggaaaaaaccccttttcccgacgtattcttgccgacgccttcgtggtgcgtcgggaaagatggtttatgagggcgtcgggaaagcccttatctcccgacgcgttgttgagggcgtcgggaaagtccttattcccgacgttctctatgccgacgtgcttttcggcgtcgggaatgcttcattttcttgtagtgaaaatCGCAACCATCTCTTCAACATCCACATATTGAGTGGCTTCCAATCCCCCTCTTGTTCTTAACATAGTACACAATATAGTAAAACATCTTCAATCCATATGTGTACTCTCTCAACAAGCTATATCTCTTTCATGAATTAGACGAAAAATGTAAGTTGCCTAATTTGGTGTCTTAGGTGTGGTGATTGGTTTTCTATTCTTCTGTCTCCAAGTCTCATTATCATATTGAACATTAGCATAAGTTGTTGTTGTGTTGTGCAAATGACAGTAAGTATTGCAATCAACTCGTTTGGTTCTATGTCCATGTTATTTTAGTACTTTAATTAACGATAAGTTCTTGACAAAACAAACACAATCGAGTTCCTAGTACACGAGGCTCTTGAAGTCCTAATAATGTTTGTTTCCTAACATTGTGTTCTCTAACACAACAACAACCTACTTTAATGGTTCAagttcttttgttatttttttttgttaattatgtAACTCTTTCCTTAGTCATgaagtttgaaaattttcttgatttagttttgattttagaaaagacaatagtgttttttaaggaaaaaaactTGTGAGACTTACTTGATTTTAATTTAGCATTGTTCTTTTTTAAATACAAGATTATcttcttttacaatttttttcttcaaaacaaaagttctaaaaaattgcttttgtttttgttttttttttaattatgcaACTTTTTGCTCTATGTAATTTAATTATGAAGTTTGaaattttttcttgatttagttttaattttagaaaatataatgatgtcttaattaatattaatttaacattattttttaaaaagtgcAACATTAtctttgcaatttttttttcttaaaaacaaaagtttaaaaaaactgtttttgttttttttaattatgtaacTCACTATCTATATAATTTAGCTATAAAGTTTgagtttgaaaattttctagatttagttttgattttaaaaaaagacattgatgtctttttttttaaaaaaattgtgagacttacttaattttaatttagaattgcttttaaaaaaaatactagattatcttcttttacaattattttcttaaaaacaaaagttttaagaaattgttttcgttttttcaatttatgtaactcaatttagttataaagtaaaacacttttttttttttatatttagttttgattttagaaaaaacaatggtatttttaaaaaaaaagagaaaaaaaacttgTGAAACTTAATTACTTCATTAAATTTAgcattacttttaaaaaaagtagattatctttttttacaatttacctcttaaaaacaaaagttttaaGATATTGCTTTATTAGAAATTTACCAACATTTTAAGAAGTTAGTAATAAGATGTAAATTTACCTTtcgttttaaaataaaaataacaaaaatcatagtaagaaattttctttcttctttaatcttttttatcatttttttacgACATATCCGTTTTCtgatattaaaaatttaattttatatgaaatttaaatttataatttaatttttcttttttaaaaatatgttaaagccaatcatttttaaaattcaattttgtACAAATCTCATGTACTTAGTAAACATTATTATTCTTTGTATAACAAGCCAATAACGCATCAACCATAATTATTTTTAGgcaaatttttttaagaaaaaagttaGTAACACTCATCCCATTTATTTCACAGAATTATTGTTATTCACAAACAGAGGTTTCAAATGAgttttttgtttataaaaaacATGTGTAGCCCTCCTGTTTTATTACAATAAGTGAACAATATAAAttaacttaaaaagaaaaaaaaatattacaaattaaatttcacACAAAATATTCTCAAAAGCTAAAACAAATAATTTGACAAATATAACACAATCATAATATACAAAACATGGATGTActaacaaagaaattaaaaacgCAAAAGTCCATATACAAATGTAGGAAAGAAAAGAGCACGTTACGTAATGGTGTGTGTCTATGCAAGGCAAGGCTAAGacaaacctacaaaaaaaaaaaggcaaaataaAACAGTCAATGAGATGGAAGTGGAACTAATACAATTGAGCTTACTTCTTGATAGttggaaaataaagaaaagccCACATTCACAAAGTAAAATATACAATACCCCAAACAAAGTACCAAAGAACAatggaaaaagaaggaaaataataatataaaaaaaaagataataatatatataaaacaaagtctatataaaataaatgtaaaatagTTATCACTCAAAGATATGGAAGAATGTTATGACCTCAACCTCCAAGAAAGTAAATTTTAGATAGAAACAAAGGGGTTGTGCGTTTAGAAATGAAGGATAAATACTCTATTTAAAACAAATGGGTGTGTGAACTAATAAATTTTTCCTTTCAAATCACTCAACCACCattaataaatgaaaaattaataattactatgtattaaatataaataaaaggggtcttttttaaaaatataaaaaagaggcaaaatatttacattgtatagaacaattccaaaaacggaaaaaacgtagaggcccaccgtgtaaaataccgaaatgccccgtcaaccacaccgtcaataacgtgtgcgtaatatatttgtgatcgtttaggtatgactataatttatacgcgatcgtttaaatatggtttaatatatacgcgatcgtttatatatggtttaatatatacgccatcgtttagatatgactataatttatacgcgatcgtttagatatggctacaagacgattgtttagatatgattataatttatacgcgatcgtttagatatggttcaatatatctgcgatcgtttagatatgactaatttatacgcgatcgtttagatatggttacaaggcaatcgtttagatatggttataatttatacgcgattgtttagatatggctacaatgcgatcgtttagatatggctacaatttattttttaaattacatcgtttaattttgttacacgatcatttagatttgggaacccaaatctaaatgatttttttaaaaaaattggtacacaatttttttaattcttttgtacacgattatttagatttctttacacgatcatttactttttttatatgatcgtttacatttgactactccaattcaaatgattttttaaagatttttttaaagattttttttacacgatcttttattttttttacatgatcgtttacttttttaaatgatcgtttacatttggctactccaatctaaattattttgttttcaagattttttgtcttatacacagtggtttaaatttggttacccaaataaatgtaaacgtgttaaaaaaaagaaaagaagaaagatgatggaaagattaaacaacataaaaaagaatcagaaaagaagaagatgtaaatattaacgatgtaaaaaagaataaaaaaagaagaaagacggttgaaagaaatcacaaaatcagaaaagaagaaatacgatggaaagatttaacgacgtaaaaaaacaattgaaaaataagaaagatgatggaaagaaattgcagaaaaaaagaagagaaaaagaagaaagacgatgaaagaaattgaaggggaagacgatgaaagaaatcgtagaaaaatcgtgaagaagagaagggaaaacctggaatatttaaaaaatgactaattttacgagctttgttacacgggccgtaaatagtttggtgttttgttacatttatgtaagtttgcctaaataaaataaaattaagatttcCAAAATTTAAATGTCTCAACTACCAAAAGTAAACATTAAATTTGTTTAATACATACAACTACctcatatataaataaaaataagatttcTAAATTTAAGTCTCTCTCAACTACAATTATCTATTGTCAAATCAGTTTTGTCAAATTTAAATTTCTCAACtaccaaataaataaatcaagggtaaccaaaatattttaaaacttaaacaTTAAAACTACATAAACTTGATttagaaaagtaataaaaatattaaagcttgatgtttaaaaaaaaacaaataaccaAAATGTTCCACACTTGCAAAGGATTTACAAACTTTAATTTAGAAGAGtaataaaaaattgaagtttgatgttttaaaataaatggtTAATGAGCATCTAAGCTTCACATAACCAAAAATTCAGGATCAATATAATGTTAATGCAATGCACATATGAAGAACCTAAGATCATTATTATTAGATTCGTAAGCAGAAATCAAGTGAAAAATAGGTTATTGAGCATTATTTTTGTGCCTTAACAAAAACCTGTCGTAAAACAAAACTGTAGTGTATTTTCAAAGGGCAGACACAAAAAGAAACATCACAAAATTAAGCTATTAGtcatgaaaaagaaaacttccaaaAGAGAACAAACTCTTTGTCACCACGTACCCAAGAtgacgcggagcggccgacgtccttaaaaaggttttttttttaaaaaaaaagaggagtcgccaccaatcttttttacggtgtgattggacaccgaaataaagtgaatcattttaaataaaataaaaactagtcTACGAaaaaaactagagttgagttcgggagtcatttgtgtacggggaaggtgttagcacctcataacacccgttttagaaaacggtggccaaatttaatgtcttgaataaaatttattttttaaaaaaagaactatgtcttatttcatttctcaccactccaatatttggagcaatgatcccataaaataagtgggatacacccattaagTAGACTATATTGGAAAAAAATTTCTCACCtcaagagaatgagaaattgttaccatttctcaaattctatcataggtagtcttcgaataaagttttttttaaaatattgattaaatatattttctcttgggatcaaatctcggacttcctaagatattgatccctcatctcaagaatctagaaataacggactcccagaaatttctagattccatcgtaggatttttttatcgaaatcggcgtggttattataaaaaaaatgtagattaggaaaccttatgaaatatctatttaattttgaattttaaaataaacaattttaaagcaaaaaaaaaattctaaatgctttaaagagaaaaaattttaaataaagatttcaaaattaaatacaattatgattaaaagtattttaaaattttcaagaaatttttaaagaaagtcaaatagaaataacaaatataccacacaataaattagacaaataatttaggatatcaatgtatgcatatactaaatataacaataataataaaaaataagttaaaagaaaaagaaaagaaaagatacataataacgataaagaaaataagagaaagaaatgaaaaaaaaaactaaataaaataataaacaaatgaatatgtaaaaaagaaattaaataaataagggaagaaaagaggacatagagatgatagtaagttaaaagagataaaaaaagattacgaaagaaaataatgataatggtataa is drawn from Cucumis melo cultivar AY chromosome 11, USDA_Cmelo_AY_1.0, whole genome shotgun sequence and contains these coding sequences:
- the LOC127151686 gene encoding uncharacterized protein LOC127151686, encoding MSYRRSNFMETDDMFLQFEDDLDNNIAGGSSSVGDNTGSSSQQTTPTPRRRAQSRLLELERHFAINGRIPMTIAPGAEKPISPHAVRFSQAIGVCVRKTFPVRCLKWTDVGREYIEVVKGDLQVIKCTTHLYMISFETYLTLTNIMCYVCNVQRLFVLDFNDQAKNRFVEHQMLTTFKEFRANCHRHFKKYSDPEEARANPPNALVGRDEDWHFLCDHYISRAFQEQSRTNKAARQKQPYNHSSGSKSFLQRQYELAERRG